In Indioceanicola profundi, the genomic stretch CCAGGGAGACGCGCGGCAGAAGAACGCCCAACGAGATGCCCAGGATTGCCAGAGCCACTAGGCTTTCCAGCAGGATGAAACCCGGGCGGCGCGCGGGATGATGCCTATTCCACATCGACGCGACCCGTCACGAAATCGATGGCGATGCGAGACGCCCCATCGCCTTCGCCCAGGGTGAGCCGCCCGCCGGACGATCCGCCATCGGCATCGAACCGGATCAGCGCCGGCCGGCCCGGCGCACAGATGCCGAGGACGTCCAGCGGTCCGCCCGGCAATTCTCCTTTGGCAAGAGCCGGCTCCGTCCACCAGGTGCGCCCGTGCAGGTCGAAGAAGACCTCGACGGGCTGGCGCTGGGCCGTTGCCGTCTGCCGGGCCAGTGTGAGGCCGGAAACGATGGCGCGCGTCGTCATCTGCCGCTGGGCAGCCTCGACCCAGCCCTTCATGTTGGGGATGGCCATGGCCGTCAGGCCCAGGATCGACACTGTGACCAGGGCCTCGAGCAGGCTGAAGCCGGGGCGGTTCATTCCAGTTCCCCTACCAGCTCGTCACGTCGCGCGCTTCACCTTCGCCGCCAGCGGCATTGTCGGCGCCGAGACTGAAGACTTCGACTTCCTGCGTGGCGCCGGGGTAGCGGTACTGGTAGGGGCGACCCCACGGATCGACCAGGTTTTCCGCCTTGCGGATATAGGGACCGTTCCAGCGCACCGCATCCTGAGGCCGCTCCACGAGTGCGCGCAGTCCCTCGGACTGGTTTGGGAAGCTGCCGACATCCAGCCGGTAGAGTTCCAGCGTGGATGCCAGATTCTGGACCTGGAGGCTGGCCGCATCGGATTTCGCTCCACCCAGCATCTTGCCCAGCGTGGGCGAGGTCACGGCGTAGATCAGGCCAAGGATGACCAGACAGACCAGAGCTTCCAACAGCGTGAAGCCCGGACGGCCTTTCGCCTGCTTCTGGTTCCGACGGTTCATTGTCTCCTCCTCCGGGGAGCGTCGCGGCAGCGCGCCTCCCCCGCATTGCTCGTTGGCAGCGCCATGGGATGTGAAGATCGGCGACGGATGCGAAAGATGGTGCGGCTGCTTGCCGGACTGGCGTGACCTCGGCAGCGGGAAGGTGATGGCAGACGCTTTCCGATACTGGCGTCCGCGGCGGCGGAGATCGCTGGCCGCCATTCCGGCGATTACTTTAAAATAGCGCGTTTCCATTATGCGACCGCGCACCGAAATGCGCCTCCCGAGAGCCGGTATTCTTCATCATGTCACATGCAGACCAGACGAAGCCCGACGATATCGGACATGTGACTTGGCTCATTCAGCCCTCCACATATCCACCTCGGCAGACGCCTGCCCTGCTAATGAAGAGACGATCAGCGCCGGTCTTTCTTTTTAAGCGGCCCATGTATCTGGAGAGGTAGCCCGCCCGGCAACCGGGGTGCAGGGGCGCGCCTGGCCTGAACAAGACAGGTTCGGAGATTGCCGCCGTAGGCGGACGGTCAGGAATGCGGGGCACAACGCCACGAGCTGGTGGCTTTGGCTGGAAAGTTCAGCGGGCGGCATATACGCCCGCCCCCCCCTATGCCATGGAAAAATAGAGAGCCGCAGCGATTGCCAGGACAAGGATGATGACCGCGATGGCCAGCGTTCCCGATATCCGCCTGACGGGGCCGCCGCACCGTGGCTGCGGCTCCTGTTCCGGCGGCGCAAGCTCCGTCCTTGTACCCGCTCCATCGGCATGGGCCGCGCGCACGAGCACCGACACGCTGCGGAAGGCCTCAAGCCGCGCCTGTGCTTCCGGATCGCGCTGAAGCTCGGCATCCACGAATGCTCTATCTTCTTCGCTCAGTTCACCGTCTTCGTAGGCCGCCAGCAAGTCGTCGGTAAGTTTTCTCATGCTCGTCCCACCACGCCAAGGTCAGGCGTCTACGAGGAAGTCGAGACCTGTCGCATTTCGGCCGACCAGAGGCAATGCGACGATTTCCCGCGTTAATTCAATGATATCAGGCACCATGAGCCGCGCCGGGGCTGCTGCGACGCGCGGCATTCCGCTGTCAGCCGGAAAGCCGAAGACACTCACGCTGTCGGGTTGACGAGCCGCCCTTCGAAGCAATGGGACCGCCTTTCCATCGTGAACTGCGGAAATCTAATCCCTTCTGCGGCCTGATCAACGATTATATCTGACGTATATTTCAGCGTATTTTGCGAGATTTCCTTTTGCGTGCTCGCCCTCTGCATTCCGGAGGCCGGGTGGTCGTATGCACGGGGCTGTTCGCCGACACCAGTGCCAAGTGGTCGCTTGCAGGTATGGCGTCATCACTTCGAATAAGCCGCATATCTACGGTCGAAGCCGGAACGAGCTGCATCCGCGTCCGTTCCGGCTGCGACAGCCGACCCGCTTCCCCGAGCCCTTTCAAGACACTTGGCCATGGCTGGCCCGGGATGCAGGCTTAGAACCTATTTCAGTAGGCAGACGAACTCCCAGACGGTGATGGCGCAGACGAAGTGGAGCATGGCTTCATAGGTGTCGGCGCGCTTTTCCCATCGGACGAGGATGCGGCGGTATCGGTTCAGCCAGGAATGTGCCCGCTCGATCATCCAGCGGCGGGGTTGGTGCGGGTGGGCGGGCGTTGCCGTGCGATCCTCACCCCTGCGGCGGATGTGGGTCGTGAGCCTGTAATCATACCCAAGCTGCCGCGGCCCGTCATAGTCGTAGCCCTTATCGAGGCAGAGATGCTGAGGATGCGCTGGGGTGGGCTCAGGCCGCGGCACGACAACAGCCTCAAGCGTCTGCTCCAGCAGCTTGAAGTCGATCACGTTGGCGCCAGCGACCGCGAGGCCGAGGGGGAGGCCGCGTCCATCGGTCAGCAGGGACCGCTTGGTGCCCAGCTTGGAGCGGTCGGTCGGGTTGGGGCCGACTTTTTTCCCCGCCCAACGGTGCCTTGGTCATTGCTCCGTCTGCCGACATCCAACTCCAATCAATCCCGACCAGGCCGTCATAGGCCAGCAGCCCCTCACGCCAGAAGGCCTCGAACACACCGGCCTCGGTCCATTCGCGAAAACGGCGGTAGGCGGAAGATGGCGAACAGATGCCGGTGGCTTTGAGCGCCTGCCACTGACTACCCGTGCGCAGGACAAAGAAGATCGCGTCCATCGCGGCGCGATCTGGAACCCGCGGATTATGGCAGCCCAGCGGATGCGCTGGACGCTCCGGCAGCAGCGGCTCCATGCGCCACCAGAGCTCATCCGGCAACCGCCAGCCATCGTCCTGGACCAATCTCCCCATCGTGACCTCCACCCGTTGAAGAGCAAAAGTCCAACAGCCCAGATACGGCAAGCTCCCTACTGGAATAGGCTCTTAGCTGAGGAAACTGGTGGCGATTGCCTACCGGGCTCTGACGTCGTTGGTTATACTGGCACATCCCGGGGAATGTGCTGCGCAACTGTGTGGCGGCCTGTATCAAGTCCAGGCTTCTTTGCCATGTGCCGAACTGTCCTGACATGCAAGAGGACGAGGACGCACCGAGCTTCTTCTTCCTTTCCATTCGGCTTACCGCTCACGTCCAGTGCGCCCGACCCCTTAGACGGGAATACTGGAAGGGGCAGCTCCTTCTTCCAGCATGGATTCCGAGTTTTACATGCCGGGCTGGGATGTACGCCGTCGCCTCGGATGTAATCCCACGGACTCCATTGCGCTCCCCGCGGCACCATGCGCAATCATTTGACGTGTGCACCCGTCTGCCGAGCTGTCCTGACAAGCAGCTTGAACGGGCCGCGTTGGCGGCCCAGGCAGAGGGGGCTCTTTCATGAAACGGCGTAGTTTTCTTAAGCGCGGTCTGCTGTCAGGGGCGGTGGCGGCTGGCGCCGCTGTATCGCCGCTGGGTCTGCGCCAGGGTTTCGCAGGCGACGATGACGTCCTGGAGGACATCCTGGACGATTTCGAAGGGCCCGAGATCCGTCTCGACATCGACGACGTCAAGCTTGAGCTGATCGATGGCAAGCGGGTGTTCATGTGGGCGTTCGGCCTGCATGACGATGCCCCGACAATCCCCGGTCCGGTGCTGCGCCTTGAGCAGGGCAAGACCTACCTGTTCGAGATCAGGAACCGGTCCACGTCGCGGCATTCCTTCACCATTCCCGGCATGGTCTCGCCCGATGGGCTGGCAGTTCATGTCGAACTGGAGGGCAAGGACGACAGCGACAATAGCAGGAAGTCCATCCTGGTCCTGGCCAAGGATTGCGGGGCCTTCCTGTACCAGGACGCCCTCAACGCTCCGATCGGCCGGGTCATGGGCCTGCACGGCTTCTGTGTCGTCGAACCCAAGGAGAACATTACGGTCGGCAACGGCAACATCCCTTACCCGACCAGCGTCGCGCCGCAGGCGGTGACAAGCCTGTTCGAGACGCTTGGCCTTGAAGGCAGCGTGTTTCCGGGAAATGGCTGGAAGGCCAAGTCCGATCGCGAACGGGAATGGATTTTCAATTCCGTCGATCCGCGCTGGTGCGACCGGTTCGAACAGGGTCAGGTCGTGAGCGCCGGCGAAGCCACCGACTTCAAGCCCCGCTATTTCACGCTGAACGGCAATAGCGGCTATGATGCCGCCCACGACCATGACTGCGTGCCGACAGGAACCATCGGTCAGCCGCTGATCCTCCGGACCGCGAATGCTGGCCTTGCCTGGCATTCCCCCCATATTCACGGCAACCATGTCTACGAGTTCAGCCGCCGCTCAGCCAAAGGCGAATTGAGGCTGCACGACAATATCCGCGAGATCGATACCTGGACCATGCCGCCGGGCGAGATCGCTGAACTTCTGCTGCCGTTCAAGATGCCGCCGGATATTCCGCTGTCCAAACGGCCGCCCAACGCGCAGGAGAAGTTCCCCTACTCGTTTCCCATGCACTGCCACAATGAGATTTCCCAAACCTCCGGCGGCGGCTCCTACCCGATGGGGCTGGTCACCGATTGGGTGATCACGGGTCCGTACAAGGGCTGATCCGCGCAACAGACCGCGCCAACGAGGACAATCATGACCGACATCATCATCTCGCATCCTGCGCACGATCCGGCGGCATTCGACGAGTTCGGCTGCCATGTCTATGCCGCCAGCCCGTCCACGCCCGACAAGCTGACGCCGACCAAGAGGTTCTTCCGCCAGGTATCCAGCTGGAACGTCACCATGGCGGATGGCAAGAGCGTGCCGTTCTGGGGGTTCAAGGACCCGAACGTCAGCGGCAGCGACAGCCCCTGGCCGTCCAAGATCATCCGCGTGAATGTCGGCGACATCGTTCATTGCAACATGAAGCCGTCCAAGGGCACCCATACCATCCATTGGCACGGGATCGAACCGACCCCGATGAATGATGGCGTCGGCCACACCTCCTTCGAGGTGAAGAGCGAATATACCTATCAGTGGCAGGCTTCTACGGCGGGCACCTATTTCTATCACTGCCACAAGAACACCGTGCTGCACTTCGAAATGGGCATGTACGGCATACTGATCGTGGACCCGAAGTCCAAGACCAAGAAGCTTTACGATCCGGAGGAGGGCGACAAACTTGGCGACGCCACCATCCCTGCCCGCTATCCGGCATATGACGCCGAGGGCATCTGGTGCTTTGACGATGTCGACCCCCGCTGGCACTTGTACGACCACGATGCCGGCATCTGCGGCGAAGACATCGGCATGGACCGGTTCGAGCCGAAGTATTTCCTGTGCAGCGGCGTGCCGAGC encodes the following:
- a CDS encoding cupredoxin domain-containing protein, which codes for MKRRSFLKRGLLSGAVAAGAAVSPLGLRQGFAGDDDVLEDILDDFEGPEIRLDIDDVKLELIDGKRVFMWAFGLHDDAPTIPGPVLRLEQGKTYLFEIRNRSTSRHSFTIPGMVSPDGLAVHVELEGKDDSDNSRKSILVLAKDCGAFLYQDALNAPIGRVMGLHGFCVVEPKENITVGNGNIPYPTSVAPQAVTSLFETLGLEGSVFPGNGWKAKSDREREWIFNSVDPRWCDRFEQGQVVSAGEATDFKPRYFTLNGNSGYDAAHDHDCVPTGTIGQPLILRTANAGLAWHSPHIHGNHVYEFSRRSAKGELRLHDNIREIDTWTMPPGEIAELLLPFKMPPDIPLSKRPPNAQEKFPYSFPMHCHNEISQTSGGGSYPMGLVTDWVITGPYKG
- a CDS encoding GspH/FimT family pseudopilin; amino-acid sequence: MNRPGFSLLEALVTVSILGLTAMAIPNMKGWVEAAQRQMTTRAIVSGLTLARQTATAQRQPVEVFFDLHGRTWWTEPALAKGELPGGPLDVLGICAPGRPALIRFDADGGSSGGRLTLGEGDGASRIAIDFVTGRVDVE
- a CDS encoding multicopper oxidase domain-containing protein, whose protein sequence is MTDIIISHPAHDPAAFDEFGCHVYAASPSTPDKLTPTKRFFRQVSSWNVTMADGKSVPFWGFKDPNVSGSDSPWPSKIIRVNVGDIVHCNMKPSKGTHTIHWHGIEPTPMNDGVGHTSFEVKSEYTYQWQASTAGTYFYHCHKNTVLHFEMGMYGILIVDPKSKTKKLYDPEEGDKLGDATIPARYPAYDAEGIWCFDDVDPRWHLYDHDAGICGEDIGMDRFEPKYFLCSGVPSNKTLTDSRTLVKAKAGSPVLLRIVNASYSELRITFPKDVLVAEEDGRVFRTNPLRGNFSKPFWTRTLNLSTAQRYSVFLDAPAAGRSCDVKTEFLHWCDYNRVQGTVTTRVLGT
- the gspG gene encoding type II secretion system major pseudopilin GspG; this translates as MNRRNQKQAKGRPGFTLLEALVCLVILGLIYAVTSPTLGKMLGGAKSDAASLQVQNLASTLELYRLDVGSFPNQSEGLRALVERPQDAVRWNGPYIRKAENLVDPWGRPYQYRYPGATQEVEVFSLGADNAAGGEGEARDVTSW
- a CDS encoding IS5 family transposase (programmed frameshift), whose translation is MGRLVQDDGWRLPDELWWRMEPLLPERPAHPLGCHNPRVPDRAAMDAIFFVLRTGSQWQALKATGICSPSSAYRRFREWTEAGVFEAFWREGLLAYDGLVGIDWSWMSADGAMTKAPLGGEKSGPNPTDRSKLGTKRSLLTDGRGLPLGLAVAGANVIDFKLLEQTLEAVVVPRPEPTPAHPQHLCLDKGYDYDGPRQLGYDYRLTTHIRRRGEDRTATPAHPHQPRRWMIERAHSWLNRYRRILVRWEKRADTYEAMLHFVCAITVWEFVCLLK
- a CDS encoding anti-sigma factor family protein; translation: MRKLTDDLLAAYEDGELSEEDRAFVDAELQRDPEAQARLEAFRSVSVLVRAAHADGAGTRTELAPPEQEPQPRCGGPVRRISGTLAIAVIILVLAIAAALYFSMA